The bacterium nucleotide sequence ATTAAGGAGGCATTAAAATGGCAAAGGAGAAATTTGTAAGGAGTAAGCCGCACGTAAATATAGGAACAATCGGGCACGTAGATCACGGAAAGACAACATTGACCAGTGCAATAACAATGGTATTGAGTAAAAAAGGACAGGCGAGTTATTCAAAATATGAAGATATAGATAAAGCACCAGAAGAGAAAGAGAGAGGATTAACAATAAATATTTCTCATATAGAGTATGAGACAGAGAATAGACATTATGCCCATATAGATTGTCCTGGTCACGCTGATTATATAAAGAATATGATAACAGGAGCAGCTCAGATGGATGGAGCGATTCTTGTAGTAAGTGCGCCTGATGGTCCAATGCCTCAGACAAGAGAACATATCCTATTAGCCAGACAGGTGGAAGTACCAGCGATGGTAGTATTTATGAACAAGATGGACCAGATGGATGACGAAGAACTTGTAGAGTTAGTAGAACTTGAGATGAGAGAACTTTTAAGTAAGAATGGTTTCCCTGGCGACGATATACCAGTAGTAAAGGGAAGTGCATTAAAATGTTTGGAGTGTGGATGTGGTGATCCAGAATGTAAGAATTGTGGACCAGTATTGGAATTGATGGCATCGGTAGACAGTTATATTCCAGAGCCACCGAGACCAGTAGATCAGCCGTTTTTGATGGCAATAGAGGATGTATTTTCAATAACAGGTAGAGGAACAGTTTCAACCGGTAGAGTAGAGAGAGGGAAAGTAAAGATAGGAGATGCGGTTGAGATGATAGGTCTGTCTCATGAAGTAAAAAAGACAGTAGTTACCGGTATAGAGATGTTTAGGAAAGAACTTGATGAGGGAGTAGCAGGAGATAACCTAGGGTTGTTGTTGAGAGGAGTAGATAAGAACGAAGCAGAGAGAGGAATGGTAGTAACAGCACCAGGAAAAATAACACCTCATACAAAATTCAAGGCACAAGTATATGTCTTGAAGAAAGAAGAAGGTGGTAGACATAAACTGTTTTTACCTGGATACAGACCACAGTTTTATATAAGAACAACTGATGTAACTGGAGAAATCAAATTGCCAGAAGGTGTAGAGATGGTAATGCCTGGTGATAATGTAGAGATGGAAGTAGAACTTATATATCCTATTGCATTAGAGAAAGGTCAGAGGTTCGCAGTTCGTGAAGGTGGAAGAACTGTTGGTGCAGGCGCTGTTACAGAAATTATTACATAAAATTAGGGTAGAAGGGAGAACTGATGAGAGAAATAGTATCCTTGATTTGCGAT carries:
- the tuf gene encoding elongation factor Tu, encoding MAKEKFVRSKPHVNIGTIGHVDHGKTTLTSAITMVLSKKGQASYSKYEDIDKAPEEKERGLTINISHIEYETENRHYAHIDCPGHADYIKNMITGAAQMDGAILVVSAPDGPMPQTREHILLARQVEVPAMVVFMNKMDQMDDEELVELVELEMRELLSKNGFPGDDIPVVKGSALKCLECGCGDPECKNCGPVLELMASVDSYIPEPPRPVDQPFLMAIEDVFSITGRGTVSTGRVERGKVKIGDAVEMIGLSHEVKKTVVTGIEMFRKELDEGVAGDNLGLLLRGVDKNEAERGMVVTAPGKITPHTKFKAQVYVLKKEEGGRHKLFLPGYRPQFYIRTTDVTGEIKLPEGVEMVMPGDNVEMEVELIYPIALEKGQRFAVREGGRTVGAGAVTEIIT